The following proteins come from a genomic window of Chlamydiales bacterium:
- a CDS encoding metallophosphoesterase: MLKVAHLSDLHFSHPTFNPSQFINKRWIGNLNLLFFRKYLYDTKHLLHLPQFFDSLNVDHVCITGDFSSLSLDSEFRESKAFVDSFSQPVYFLPGNHDCYTKAVEKTRRFYHFFPSEDLKNQRIEKKYLGKGWWWIGLDCAVATPPFYSLGLFSSTMKKALKQILDCIPLHEHVIIGNHFPLYPTHRPMHDLQGAHLLQQILKNYPQVKLYLHGHDHKYYIQEERKEGLPLVFNSGSVAHRSNGTFYLFQLNEKECLVDHFILDNNRKTCSWVVNWQKRFTYNA, encoded by the coding sequence ATGCTGAAAGTTGCCCATCTCTCTGATCTTCATTTTTCCCATCCGACCTTCAATCCTAGTCAATTTATCAATAAAAGATGGATCGGTAATCTGAATTTGCTCTTTTTTAGAAAATATCTCTACGACACCAAACATCTTCTTCATCTACCTCAATTCTTTGACTCTCTGAATGTCGATCATGTGTGTATTACAGGAGACTTTTCTTCACTTTCTCTAGACTCAGAATTCAGAGAAAGTAAAGCTTTTGTGGATTCCTTCTCCCAACCAGTCTACTTTCTTCCTGGGAACCATGATTGCTATACTAAGGCAGTGGAAAAAACAAGGCGGTTTTATCATTTTTTCCCTTCTGAAGATCTTAAAAATCAACGTATAGAAAAAAAATATCTTGGGAAAGGTTGGTGGTGGATTGGCCTCGACTGTGCAGTTGCTACTCCCCCTTTTTACTCTTTAGGACTTTTTTCAAGTACTATGAAAAAAGCACTAAAACAAATTTTAGATTGTATTCCTCTCCACGAACATGTCATCATAGGAAATCATTTCCCTCTCTATCCGACTCATCGACCCATGCATGATTTACAAGGTGCTCATCTACTACAACAAATTTTAAAAAACTATCCACAAGTTAAACTCTATCTTCATGGTCATGATCATAAATACTATATTCAAGAAGAAAGGAAAGAAGGACTCCCCCTAGTTTTTAACAGTGGCTCTGTAGCACACCGATCTAATGGAACATTCTATCTTTTTCAACTCAATGAAAAAGAATGCTTAGTTGACCATTTCATTCTAGATAACAACAGAAAAACATGTTCCTGGGTGGTTAACTGGCAAAAACGCTTTACTTACAATGCCTAA
- the groL gene encoding chaperonin GroEL (60 kDa chaperone family; promotes refolding of misfolded polypeptides especially under stressful conditions; forms two stacked rings of heptamers to form a barrel-shaped 14mer; ends can be capped by GroES; misfolded proteins enter the barrel where they are refolded when GroES binds), which yields MSEAKEIIFEQEARDKLARGIEQLANIVGPTLGPKGRNVGLEKSWGAPTITNDGNSIVKDVELPDQYENMGVSMAQEVAAKLKDKCGDGTTTGTLLLNYLVKKGNKSIATGISPIEIKRGIDKGVAAIVEELEKMAIPLNGHQDTQNIATVSASGNEEIGHYIANAIEKVGKEGVVTIEEAKGTETKIEMVEGMQFDRGYVSPYFVTNQEKMTIEIENPYLLLVDKKISSIQEMMPILQAVAASGRDLLIISEDLENDVLATLVVNKIRGILKVTAVKSPGFGDRRKAMLEDIATLTGATVISEEAGVYLKDANLELLGSCNRALITKETTTLVGGRGTTKSIEARIAQIEAEHDQVTSSYDKEKLMERKAKLKGGVAVIYVGAATEPELKQKKQMFEDSLSSTKAALAEGIVPGGGVALLRASRVIQSLKIENDEIHGANLVAAACETPVYQIVANTGQDGAVIVSQLKKEKDAMGFNARNEKIEDLIKAGVIDPVKVTKNCLLHAASVAGMVLISEALIGDAPEDEEK from the coding sequence ATGTCAGAAGCAAAGGAAATTATTTTTGAGCAAGAAGCAAGAGATAAACTAGCTAGAGGGATCGAGCAACTGGCAAATATTGTAGGTCCTACCTTGGGTCCTAAGGGAAGAAATGTTGGATTAGAAAAGAGCTGGGGAGCTCCTACTATTACAAATGATGGGAATAGTATTGTCAAAGATGTTGAACTCCCTGATCAGTATGAAAATATGGGAGTCTCTATGGCACAAGAAGTCGCTGCCAAGTTAAAAGATAAATGTGGAGATGGAACCACAACAGGAACGCTTCTTCTTAATTACCTCGTCAAAAAAGGCAATAAATCCATTGCTACTGGGATTAGTCCTATTGAAATTAAACGAGGCATTGATAAAGGGGTAGCAGCAATTGTTGAAGAACTCGAAAAAATGGCGATCCCTTTAAATGGACATCAAGATACACAGAATATTGCTACTGTTTCTGCATCTGGGAATGAAGAAATTGGTCATTATATCGCAAATGCAATTGAAAAAGTTGGTAAAGAAGGTGTTGTGACTATTGAAGAGGCAAAAGGAACTGAAACAAAGATTGAAATGGTCGAGGGAATGCAATTTGATCGTGGTTATGTCAGTCCCTATTTCGTCACCAACCAAGAGAAGATGACGATTGAGATAGAAAATCCTTATCTTCTACTAGTCGATAAAAAGATCTCTTCCATTCAAGAGATGATGCCTATCCTTCAAGCGGTAGCAGCATCTGGACGTGATCTTTTAATCATCAGTGAAGATCTTGAAAATGATGTGTTAGCCACCTTAGTGGTTAACAAAATCCGTGGGATATTAAAAGTCACAGCTGTTAAATCCCCAGGATTTGGTGATCGACGTAAAGCGATGTTAGAAGATATTGCAACTCTTACTGGAGCTACCGTAATCTCTGAAGAAGCTGGTGTTTATTTAAAGGATGCAAATCTTGAGCTTCTTGGATCTTGCAATCGCGCACTTATTACAAAAGAAACCACCACCCTTGTAGGTGGAAGGGGCACCACAAAATCCATTGAAGCACGAATTGCCCAAATTGAAGCAGAGCATGATCAAGTCACAAGCTCTTACGATAAGGAAAAATTGATGGAGCGTAAAGCAAAACTCAAAGGAGGTGTTGCTGTCATTTATGTTGGAGCAGCGACCGAACCTGAACTTAAACAAAAAAAACAAATGTTTGAAGATAGCCTTAGCTCGACAAAAGCAGCATTAGCTGAAGGAATTGTTCCCGGGGGAGGGGTTGCGCTATTACGTGCAAGTCGTGTGATTCAATCCCTAAAAATCGAAAACGATGAAATTCATGGAGCCAATTTAGTTGCAGCAGCATGTGAAACACCGGTTTATCAAATTGTAGCGAATACTGGACAAGATGGTGCGGTCATAGTTTCTCAGTTAAAAAAAGAAAAAGATGCTATGGGTTTTAATGCACGTAACGAAAAAATTGAAGATCTCATCAAAGCAGGTGTGATCGATCCTGTCAAAGTAACGAAGAATTGTCTACTGCATGCAGCTTCTGTAGCAGGGATGGTTCTTATTTCAGAAGCTTTGATCGGAGATGCTCCTGAGGATGAAGAGAAATAA
- the rsmI gene encoding 16S rRNA (cytidine(1402)-2'-O)-methyltransferase, with translation MLYLIATPIGNLADFSFRAIKTIQTLDYLLCEDTRKTRILLNHYELSIPLKSFHSYNEKKNLPKILEDIRTGKQIGLVSDAGTPAISDPGIRLVAECRKEGITVVPIPGACAAIAGLVASGLDTTRFQFLGFLPRKKGKLIRIFQEILNYPGSTICYESPFRLVASLKILAEIDPMRCCAVARELTKKFEEVTNGTAADLVEHFSKKPPKGEIILLVSS, from the coding sequence TTGTTGTATTTAATAGCGACTCCTATTGGGAATCTAGCTGATTTTTCTTTTCGAGCAATAAAAACAATTCAAACACTCGATTATTTACTATGCGAAGATACAAGAAAAACACGTATCCTCTTAAATCACTATGAATTAAGCATTCCTCTTAAGAGTTTTCATAGCTATAATGAAAAGAAAAATCTTCCAAAGATTTTAGAAGATATTCGTACAGGGAAGCAAATCGGATTAGTTTCGGATGCAGGGACACCAGCTATTTCTGATCCTGGAATCAGACTAGTCGCTGAATGTCGAAAAGAAGGGATCACTGTTGTTCCTATCCCTGGAGCCTGTGCTGCAATTGCTGGCTTAGTAGCTTCAGGATTAGATACAACTCGCTTTCAATTTCTAGGTTTTCTTCCTCGAAAGAAAGGGAAATTAATTCGAATATTTCAAGAAATTCTTAACTACCCAGGCTCTACAATCTGCTATGAATCCCCTTTTCGTCTTGTAGCTTCATTAAAAATTTTAGCTGAAATTGATCCAATGCGCTGTTGTGCAGTCGCACGTGAGTTAACAAAAAAATTCGAAGAAGTGACAAATGGAACAGCCGCAGATCTTGTTGAACACTTTTCTAAAAAACCCCCTAAAGGTGAAATTATATTGCTGGTCTCTAGCTGA